A region of the Apium graveolens cultivar Ventura chromosome 6, ASM990537v1, whole genome shotgun sequence genome:
TGTTGGTGTTTAGTTCATTTGTCACGGTGTCAACACTTGAGTAAATGCAATTTATCATTAAATATGGGATGTTGGATTAGTTTTTGTTATCAAATAGACTTACGTAACTTGTGGTAAATAGAGTTATCATAAAATTTTCTTTAGATAAATGCAAGTAATTGAAATTACATAATATATATTCAGCTTATATTACATTAAAATTAAAAGTTAATGAATTACTTGTAATTGTGTTTTTAGCTGCTTATACAGGAacatttataaaatttataatataattctTAAATTCATTTTGTTAATTCGATAAAAATCCTGAACCTTTGTCCTGaccaaaaaataaataaatcctgaACCTTTGTTTTGTTGGGTATTTATGAAAAAAAACGCAACCATGACCTCGTAAGTAGTAAACTAATTTTCAATGTCTAATGGATTTACAACtaacagaaaaagaaaattaaataTTTACGAAATTTTCTTAGGTCACTTTAATCAAGTAACTCACATCTTTTGGATAAATTTAAGATTACTAATATAAGTGTTTATAATTTTGTTTATGACATGTTTTAATTTTTTGTAGCTAAGGTTCTCACCATCTGAGATGCTCTTGGGTTGCTGATGAGTATCAAATTTATGATCTTTACTTGATAATAAAGACGTAGTTGACAAGATGAACTCAAAATGCGAAGATAGttcaaattgaaaataaataagaCAACAACGTGGGATTAGACAAGATGCTGCTAAAACTTGGAAACATAGTACCGCTGTTGAAACATGACACACAAAGCAGCTACTAATAGGGCTCGACACTGATATCACTGGTCGTAGGAGTCTCCGGAAAACGCTGCTGATATATCTGTCCACAATTAACAATAGTCACTAGCTTAGTAGTCCTTCCATTTGCCAATCCAACCTTGTCAATAGCCTTCACCACCTCCATCCCTTCCACAACTTGTCCAAACACAACATGCTTCCCGTCCAACCATTCTGTCTTTGTTGAACTTATGAAGAACTGTGATCCAATACAACCGTCAATTCCACTACTTAGCATCGACAAAATCCCCGGTCCTGTATGCTTTCTTACAAAATTCTCGGCCTCAAATTTGTCAGGGCTGTAAATAGACTCACCTAAACCTGTGCCATCTCCATCAGTGATATCGCCTCCATGACACGTGATTCCTGGAATTACACGATATAAGCTTGAACCTTTGTAGTGCAATGGTTTGCCTGAAACTTTACCAAGTCCCTTCTCTCCTGTGCATAGTGCACGGAAGTTTTTAGCAGTCTCGGGATTCGTGTCATCGAAAAGTTCCATAACTATTCGACCTGCTTCCATACCACCGATAGCTATATTAAAGAAGACCCTCGTACTGATGATCTGCCCACAATCTGCTATGGTTACTGTTTTAGTTGAAAAATCAGCATTGTTAATAGCAGACACCACATCTAAACCATCCACAACTTGTCCAAACACACAATTGCTGGTGTACCTGTCCATTTGCTCATACCTTTTTGTGCAAATGACAAACTGGGATCCGAGCCCTTTGGCTCCCCTCACTCCAGAATCCATTGTCAATGTTCCCGGTCTGTCATGCTTTTTGGAGGATTTCTCAGGCTTGAAGTTTGCACCATAGATCGATTCCCCTAAGCCGTTTTCGCTGGAAATGATATTGCCTCCCACCATAAAGCCACGTTCTGGATTCACGTAATTGATAATGGAGCCCTTGTAATGCAAAGGCTTACCAAAGAATCCAGTTCCCTTCTCGCCCGTGCAAAGTGCACGAAAATTCTCAGCTGTAACAGGACACATATCGGCATAAAGCTCCATGACCATGCGACCCATTGGTGCACCACCGTATGCCATATCGAAGAAAACTATCGGATTCGCCATACCCTCTCTCTGAATTAGAATCTCTGTTTAAGTGGGTTAACTGACTATAGCTAGCTGGATGGAaacaatagaacaagtgttcatatAAATAGCAAGTTTGTGCGCGTAGTCGTCACCATGTGATGTATAGACGTGATGCTAATCTCCTGTTCATGTTTATGTACTCAGTTGGTAGCATTTATCACACAACCTCCTCCTGCTATGTCATTACTCAAGTACCTCAGCTTATCAACTTTCTTCTGACTAATTTAATCACCCCCATCCATATCTATGTTCAGATTTTACAGTTACACATATTATTTTGAATttcttttttaaaataaaaatataatgtttaaaatttaatacagaaaaaagaaaattttacaaataaattacggatgtattaatttattttaataattattcatagtaaatatatatagtattttaattttaataaataattatatatatttcgATAAAGAAAAATTCATAAGAATTAATCGAATTTCGATAATTTAAACGGCTGGTTACCTTGCAAGAAATTTATCAGTTAAATCGGGGATGAGCAAAAccaaaccgaaaccgaaaaaccgaatcGAACCATGCTAATTCAGTTCGGTTCGGTCCTAGTTTTTTagaaattcggtctattcggtccggaccgaatacaccgaaataaaattcggttcagttaggttcttttaaaaaatattcggtccggaccgattagaccaaatcataaaaactataatttcatattatatatatattttacatatatcttaaaaattataatcataatttttaatttgtaattgtatttatactCTATTAGAACTATACATATCACaatactttaattatattttagattttataattaGTGTTTGAATTTTTAAtgtaattttttttgaaaaaaagtTCGGTCTGTTCGGTAGAAAATCGGACCGAACCGGTTCGGTCCGGTCTATAATATAATTTCGGTTCGGTCTAAGAAAAAATGACTATTCATTTTTTCGGTTTATTCCGTTCGATTTAGTTCGGTTTTGGACCGAACCAACCACATACTCAACCCTAATGACCCAACATATGGTATTTTAGacaatatttaaaaatcattttattaaaattaaaactTCATAAATCTTAACAATATATTAGATACGTTGAATCTCATTGTTAGGTTGCTTGCACGACTCAGCCTGTTGTGGTAAAAAGATAAATCCTTTTTGCGAGCAATTGTCTTTAGTATTTATTCTTTTCACATTCTCTTCTTGACAAATGACAATTTATTATAGATCTCGGTCTCACCAATTTGACTTTGCATTTTTTTCCCGCTGACTCGTTCTTCCGGGCTCATCCTGGATTTGTTTCTTTACATTATTCTCTTACATCTTTGTTTTTATCAAAATTTGTGAAGTGAAATGCTAAAAATTTATAGTTATTACcccctccgtcccaatttatctatTCTATTTGACTATTTGTGGTCAAATTGACCCAATGTTTTGGTGAAAGTTGGGTCAATTTGACCACAAAAAGTTAACCAAGACAAATAAATTGGGATGCAGGGAGTATCATTTAAGTAATGTGACTAAACAAGAACAATATAAATACGTTTGAGACGAAAGATAGGTGACGCGGAAAAACTAAGAACGAGAAAAAACCGCGGGTGAAATTGCTGGTGGGATTGTGTACCCAACCTAAAATGTTATCCACTGTATGATTGTTCAAGATTACAAAAATTCTTTCTAACATACAAGAAGTAATACGAGTATCATGTGTAATGTTTTTACATATGATTGTATGTTTAGACTTATGATATTGTGTTTGTATTTATAGGCTTTCTTCGTAGCTGAACTCGAGTTGGTGTAGTGTGTTGAATCATGTTGCTGTGTGTTTGTTTTTGCTTGCCCCATCTTCATTTTATCTCCTAGGTTGTTCCTATTTTTTCTCCAACTTCCCCCCTTTCTCTCTCTTTCAAATTGTAGCTGTTGATAACATGGATATGCATTCCTGGTCTTTCTCCTATAAAGTTGGCAATCCTTGGACTGAGTCTCGACTTCAGACGCTTAcaacttctgcagttgatgttgTCCAGGACGCCTGCCTCATCATCCTGTCTTGACATGCCATCTCGTCCTTGCCGTGAACTCCTTCTGTCATGTCTGTAATTTTCATGTATAACAATAGCCCCAGATTTTATAAATAAGGAAACTCAATTTATAAAATCTCTAATTTGGTATTTAAATCAAAAGTCTATCGTCACAATTGGATGCGTGTGGACAGACTCCTTATCTCACCTAGGTAATCGCTCAATCAGCCAAGTGGATATATATGCACTGGCTTTTCGTTTTCCAAGAAACCCTCTCCCGTGTTTATCAATACTCTTCCTCTCCTTTATATACACTCCCACAATTTTTTTCTTGTGTTTTCGTTCACCACGTCTTTTCGAGTCTCCTTCCTTCCTTATCAGAGAATCAAACTTCCTTACTCCTTCAAACAATGGCCAAAAAATCTGCCCGTAATTCTGAGAGTCACAGTGAATCCCCTAAAACGTCGAATGAAAACCCTAATTGGATCATGACCAACCTTCTTGATGCCCGTAACAGTCAGCCCAGCCTGATCAAATCAGAACGATTCGAGGAGATGAAGTTGCTCTTCCATACTGATGTCAATATCATTGTTCTGACTCATCTGTTCAGGCTGATTCGTACAAGAAAGGGTGGGTATGTTTTTACTATTACCCTTTTGACatttgttagtcgctaaacacgtgctaataatacacgtaaatatacgagttcgcaagtagtatagaatcttttctatttcgttcccacagagactgtacTGGTTAACTgtttaatttatgcacctaagtaacaatgtatggttattatccaatgctaagactataacaaattgagattgtttaaaactaagaattaactaataattataacaAGATAACGGGAAGAGTCACGATCACATGGATGGTCGGATTCAGCCCCAGTATAGGAGCAAGATGATCTCTCAACTATAGTCCAATCCTGTCATAGGGTGAGCTAGGTTCAGGGAAGGCGCCGAGTCCATATCAACCTAGACACAAGCCAACCTCACAATCCACCAAGGAGTGGCCCGTGACAATGATAGTTATAAAAAACCAACAATTAGGATAAGTATGACACATGTCAGTATACTTTTGGTGCATTCTAAGACGGTCCTCACCCA
Encoded here:
- the LOC141666929 gene encoding uncharacterized protein LOC141666929, whose protein sequence is MANPIVFFDMAYGGAPMGRMVMELYADMCPVTAENFRALCTGEKGTGFFGKPLHYKGSIINYVNPERGFMVGGNIISSENGLGESIYGANFKPEKSSKKHDRPGTLTMDSGVRGAKGLGSQFVICTKRYEQMDRYTSNCVFGQVVDGLDVVSAINNADFSTKTVTIADCGQIISTRVFFNIAIGGMEAGRIVMELFDDTNPETAKNFRALCTGEKGLGKVSGKPLHYKGSSLYRVIPGITCHGGDITDGDGTGLGESIYSPDKFEAENFVRKHTGPGILSMLSSGIDGCIGSQFFISSTKTEWLDGKHVVFGQVVEGMEVVKAIDKVGLANGRTTKLVTIVNCGQIYQQRFPETPTTSDISVEPY